ACCGGACGGCCCATCTATAGCAACGGCGAAGAGCTGGCCGACCTGCTGGAGCAGCTGGTGGCGGGCTGGCCGGTGCCGGTCACGCGCCTGATTCTGATCGGCCACAGTATGGGCGGGTTGCTGGTTCGCAGCGCCTGCCACGTGGCCCAGGCTCGTGGGCAGGCGTGGGTTGATGCTCTGACGGACTGCGTATACGTTGGCTCACCCCATGATGGTTCCTGGCTTGCACGGGGCGCCCATGCGGTTGCAGAACTGATGAGCGACATGCCCCGGGATTATCTGCGCGTCATTGGGGAAGTGGTGGATCTGCGCAGCGAAGGTATCCGCAATCTGTCCCGTGGTGACGTGGTCGCCGAGGGCGAGGAGTCACCGCCGTTACTGCCCGGCGTCAAACATTTTGTGGTGTGCGGTCTGCTGGCCCGCGCGCGCCAAAACCCGGTGAATGCCTTATTTGGTGATGCGCTGGTCCACGAGTCCAGCGCCCGGGGTGAACAGAGGTCGGGCTGGCATCTGGCCGGCATGGCCACCTTTCCCGGCGTCGATCATGTGACGCTGGCACGGCATCCGGACGTGGCGAAACAACTTGAGGAGTGGCTGGTATGAATGAGCAACAGGACTGGTGGCTTGGCGTTGCGGATGTGCTGGCGTCAGGTTCGGGCCACGGAGTTGAAAAAATCAAACGGGTGCACCTGGCCATTGCCGACGAATCGTTCCAGGCTCTGGATGTCTTTGCGGTGACCCGGCCCTGGGCGCGGGTGGTCAAACGATCCCACGATGGCATCAGCAGCCTGTGCTATGGCGCAGTGCAACTGAGTGTACAGAGTATCGGCACGGCGCTTACGAAACACCGGCTGTCCCGGACGCGGGTCACTCAGCAACTATCTACCGCTCAATCATTTCAACGATCTCATGGGACGACTGCGCCATCGGCTCAAAATGCGCATGCTCGCCGGCGGTCAGCACCGAGACATGGCGAACCTGATAGATCGCATAAAGGGTAAGCAGGCCCAGAATAACCGCCATATAGAGCGGCATGCCCTGAGGGCCGACCAGAGTCATAATGAAACCCACCAGCAGAGGCGCCACGGCAGCGCCGGCTCCGTGCAACACCAGCATGTCCGTGGAGCCGGAAACCACCTCGTCGGGGTGCAGCTGGTCGAGCAGTTGGGCCACGCCCAGCGGGTAGAGCGAAAAAGACAGACTCCCCCACAGAAAGAACACGGCCATCAGTGATGCATTGCTCCAGGCAAACGGCATCATCAGGCACATCAACGCCGCCAGCGCCGACACAACGATCAGCACTTTCCGGCGGTCCTGAGTATCAGAAAACCGGCCGATCGGGATCTGCAGCAGAGCACCGCCCACAATGGTAAGACTCATCAACAGGCCCACCTCCGACAACCCGAATCCGAGCTTGCTGGCGTACAAGGGCGCCATTCCCCAGAAAGCACCCATCGCCAGACCGGAGAGCGCCGAAGTTGCCACGGCCAGCGGCGCAAAACCGATGATTTTCTTCAGGCTGCTTTTGGCCCGTTCGGGAATGTGGGGCTGGCTGCGACTGCTGATGGTGATGGGCAGCAGCGCCCAGCAACTGAGGATGGCCGATACCGAAAACAGCACCAGCAGCTCGCTCGGGCTCAGCCTGAGTAGTTGCTGCGCAAGGGCAATGCCCCCAAGGTTGACCACCATGTACATTGCGAATACCCGTCCGCGCTCGTGCTTCTCAGCGCGGGTGTTTAGCCAGCTCTCCGTCACCGTCATCAGTGTGACCAGGGACAAACCGTAAAGAAAGCGGAGCGCCATCCACGCCCAGGGATCAACCCACAGGGGGTGCAGCAGCGCGATGGACGCGCACACCGCCGCGCAGAAGGCAAAGGTGCGGATATGGCCCATGCGGCGGATCAAACGGCCACTGATAAAGATGCCGCAGGCGAACCCCACGAAAAAACCGGACATGATTACGCCGATCCGTGCCGTGGAGAAACCGACTTCGTTGGCCGTGATGGCCAGCAGGGTGTTTAGCAGGCCGCTACCGAGCTGTAATAGAGCGACGCTGGCGAGAATTGCACCAATAGGGCGCACAATAGTCCAGATACACACCTCCTTCGACCGGCTTATACGGCGGGATACCCGGTTATCCTGCAATCGCTGCGCCACAGACGACCCGGATAAAGCGGATTCCGGTATGAAAGGTGCAACGAACTCCTGACATGAGTGAAAGCCTTGATAGGAGCAGACCATGTTACTTGCCACTGATCTCGACGGTACTTTTCTCGCGGGCGACCCCGAAAACCGCCTCAAGCTCTACCGGCTGATCGTTGCCCACCCCGAAATCGATCTGGTGTTCGTGACCGGTCGCGGGCTTGAATCAGTCCTGCCACTGCTATCCGACCCGACGATTCCGCAACCGGACTACATAATCTGTGACGTCGGTTGCACGGTGGTCAACGGCAACTCCCAGCAGGCCATTCAGCCCTTACAAGGGGAAATAGACGATCTCTGGCCCGGTGAGCAGATGATTGAAGACGCCCTGCAATCCTTTGACGGCCTGCAGCGGCAGGAAGTACCCCAAGAACGCCGGGTATCCTATTTCTGTGCGGCCGATGTGGTCACCGATGACATGGTCGCCAGGGTCGAAGCCCTTTCGTGCAATCTTCTGTTCTCCGGCGGCAAGTATCTGGATATTCTGCCCCGGGGAGTGAACAAGGGGCGTACCCTGTCACGCCTGGTTGAGCATCTTAAGGTAGACCCGGAGTCCGTCCTGGTGGCGGGCGATACCCTGAACGACCTTTCGATGTACGAGTACGGTTTCAAAGGCGTCTGCGTTGGGGAATCCGAATCTGCCCTGCTACAAGCTACCGAGCAAAAGGCGCGGGTTCTCCACGCCGGCGCAACCGGCTGTGGCGGTATCCTGGAAGCGTTCGAGCACTTCGGGTATCTGGGTCAC
This DNA window, taken from Marinobacter halotolerans, encodes the following:
- a CDS encoding MFS transporter, whose protein sequence is MSRSKEVCIWTIVRPIGAILASVALLQLGSGLLNTLLAITANEVGFSTARIGVIMSGFFVGFACGIFISGRLIRRMGHIRTFAFCAAVCASIALLHPLWVDPWAWMALRFLYGLSLVTLMTVTESWLNTRAEKHERGRVFAMYMVVNLGGIALAQQLLRLSPSELLVLFSVSAILSCWALLPITISSRSQPHIPERAKSSLKKIIGFAPLAVATSALSGLAMGAFWGMAPLYASKLGFGLSEVGLLMSLTIVGGALLQIPIGRFSDTQDRRKVLIVVSALAALMCLMMPFAWSNASLMAVFFLWGSLSFSLYPLGVAQLLDQLHPDEVVSGSTDMLVLHGAGAAVAPLLVGFIMTLVGPQGMPLYMAVILGLLTLYAIYQVRHVSVLTAGEHAHFEPMAQSSHEIVEMIER
- a CDS encoding alpha/beta hydrolase, with product MPSGQMPTWQRHTSAIVSGFVGDWLESRQNPLAVAMQVLEGGRPLDVGAPQPTMACGTLCLSIHGLMELETVWKIPGTSGDTYGSSLSRRIPGGVSSLTLRYNTGRPIYSNGEELADLLEQLVAGWPVPVTRLILIGHSMGGLLVRSACHVAQARGQAWVDALTDCVYVGSPHDGSWLARGAHAVAELMSDMPRDYLRVIGEVVDLRSEGIRNLSRGDVVAEGEESPPLLPGVKHFVVCGLLARARQNPVNALFGDALVHESSARGEQRSGWHLAGMATFPGVDHVTLARHPDVAKQLEEWLV